A single window of Candidatus Eisenbacteria bacterium DNA harbors:
- a CDS encoding DUF354 domain-containing protein, with product MDGAGHGHRGETHRRQRDRQDPGHRGGILRVWIDIDNAPHVQLFRPIVISLRSSGAEVEVTARDRTFVPQLLEAAGLPHTVIGRGQARTALSKVAAIASRTADLTRFASKREFDVAMGHGSRSLPPAARMAGVPNLTMFDYEHVSTWMFRHFCDRILVPRSVLERASGKSTRQPQGPWVPFDGFKEEIYLSDSPRDPGIRARLGVGDHEVLAVVRPPSRTAHYHDATSEGILEALTARLAEAASRGVRTVWLARNPGDPVPRTLDAPGFLVPRDPLDGPSLLAAADLAISGGGTMNREAALLGTPAYSIFTGPAGALDEELIRTGRLVAIRDATEVGSIPLVKKATLPASYDAGRTDGRSGTPRSKLKDFVVDQIQDLARHRTRTKRTRSNRKTAER from the coding sequence GTGGATGGCGCTGGCCATGGCCACCGTGGCGAGACTCACCGCCGCCAACGAGACCGACAGGACCCTGGCCACCGCGGGGGCATCCTGAGAGTCTGGATCGACATCGACAACGCGCCGCACGTCCAGCTCTTCCGTCCCATCGTCATCTCCTTGCGTTCGTCCGGTGCCGAGGTCGAGGTCACGGCCCGCGACCGGACCTTCGTGCCTCAGCTCCTCGAGGCCGCCGGACTCCCGCACACCGTGATCGGCCGCGGCCAGGCCAGAACCGCGCTCTCCAAGGTGGCCGCGATCGCATCACGCACGGCGGATCTCACGCGCTTTGCCTCGAAGCGCGAGTTCGACGTGGCGATGGGTCATGGGTCGCGCTCGCTTCCCCCCGCGGCCCGCATGGCCGGAGTCCCGAATCTCACGATGTTCGACTACGAGCACGTCTCGACCTGGATGTTCCGTCACTTCTGCGACCGCATCCTCGTCCCCCGGTCCGTGCTGGAGCGCGCCTCCGGGAAGAGCACCCGCCAGCCCCAAGGTCCCTGGGTGCCGTTCGACGGGTTCAAAGAGGAGATCTACCTCTCGGACTCGCCCCGTGATCCCGGCATTCGCGCCCGTCTCGGCGTGGGCGACCACGAGGTGCTCGCCGTGGTGCGGCCGCCGAGCCGTACGGCGCACTATCACGACGCCACGAGCGAGGGGATCCTCGAGGCGCTCACCGCGCGCCTCGCGGAGGCCGCCTCACGAGGAGTGCGGACCGTATGGCTCGCGCGCAATCCGGGCGATCCCGTTCCGCGCACGCTCGATGCTCCCGGATTTCTGGTTCCACGGGACCCGCTCGACGGCCCCTCGCTTCTCGCGGCCGCGGACCTCGCGATCTCGGGTGGCGGCACGATGAACCGTGAAGCCGCGCTCCTCGGGACGCCCGCGTACAGTATCTTCACCGGACCGGCGGGCGCCCTTGACGAGGAGCTGATCCGGACGGGCCGTCTGGTCGCGATTCGCGACGCGACGGAAGTGGGCTCGATCCCGCTCGTGAAGAAGGCAACCCTGCCGGCATCCTATGACGCGGGCCGGACCGATGGTCGATCCGGAACTCCGCGCTCGAAGCTCAAGGACTTCGTCGTCGACCAGATCCAGGACCTCGCGCGTCACCGCACGCGTACGAAACGAACGAGGAGCAACAGGAAGACCGCCGAACGCTGA